A window of Candidatus Aquicultor sp. contains these coding sequences:
- a CDS encoding GNAT family N-acetyltransferase produces MSSMSLAAKHPIKWTIAQFENRGVNGAILISDRGPVVVEGPVSAVKLRDYQLDEGLKMFRCAEQQKKALIDIAGSDGFVFVARFGKKVIGYVTYLPPDTYLNWGDSEVPDLLELGAIEVSNDWRRRGIGEALLRESFNRDTFENHIVISTEYYWHWDLEKSGLSIWEYSNMLSSVLGKYGFELWNTNDPDILSHPANTFMVRVGNRVPGEVIAHLKTLVMHRGNGTQ; encoded by the coding sequence ATGTCGAGCATGAGTTTGGCGGCAAAACATCCAATTAAATGGACCATAGCCCAGTTCGAAAACCGAGGGGTCAACGGCGCGATATTGATAAGCGACCGTGGTCCCGTCGTTGTCGAGGGTCCGGTTAGTGCTGTCAAATTACGTGATTATCAGCTGGATGAGGGCTTGAAGATGTTCCGCTGTGCGGAGCAGCAAAAGAAAGCCTTGATAGATATAGCCGGTTCTGACGGGTTTGTCTTTGTCGCACGTTTCGGCAAGAAAGTGATCGGATACGTCACATACCTGCCGCCGGATACGTACCTGAATTGGGGCGATAGCGAGGTTCCCGATCTCTTGGAGCTGGGGGCGATAGAGGTCAGTAATGACTGGCGCCGGCGCGGTATCGGCGAGGCGCTTCTGCGTGAATCATTCAACAGAGACACATTCGAGAACCATATCGTTATATCGACCGAGTATTACTGGCATTGGGACCTCGAGAAAAGCGGGTTGTCGATTTGGGAGTACAGCAATATGCTGTCAAGCGTTCTCGGCAAGTACGGGTTTGAGCTTTGGAACACCAACGACCCTGATATTTTAAGTCATCCTGCGAACACCTTTATGGTGCGCGTGGGAAACCGTGTTCCAGGCGAGGTTATAGCTCACTTAAAGACACTTGTTATGCACAGGGGCAACGGTACTCAATAG
- a CDS encoding ABC transporter permease: protein MNAVIEAARSISAIGVVRMWQRNWKIFRKVFWLASAPTLIEPFIYLLSLGIGLGVFVHEVQGMSYTQFIASGLLASTVMFGASFETTYDSFVRMKYERTYDAVLATPLTIEDVIGGEILWGATRGYIGALTFLFIISLFGLVKSPAVLLLIPLLFVFALLFATIGMLFTALVSNILLFNYYFTLFITPLFLFSGIFFPVSTLPGWAQRLALFSPLYHVVVVCRSFVNGTLNQGVLISALLVAGSAVLLFLVPIAIMKRRLIK, encoded by the coding sequence TTGAACGCGGTTATTGAAGCAGCCCGCTCGATATCAGCTATTGGCGTTGTGCGCATGTGGCAACGAAACTGGAAAATCTTCCGTAAGGTGTTCTGGCTCGCATCGGCGCCAACCCTTATCGAGCCGTTTATTTACCTTCTCAGCCTCGGTATTGGCCTGGGAGTCTTCGTGCACGAAGTACAAGGGATGAGTTATACCCAATTCATCGCCTCCGGGTTGTTGGCATCAACGGTCATGTTCGGAGCCTCATTTGAAACCACCTATGACAGTTTTGTGAGGATGAAATACGAAAGAACGTACGATGCGGTTCTTGCGACGCCTCTCACTATTGAGGATGTAATCGGCGGTGAGATCCTGTGGGGTGCAACACGAGGCTACATCGGCGCTCTGACCTTTTTGTTCATAATCTCTCTGTTCGGCTTAGTGAAATCGCCGGCCGTTTTGCTGCTCATACCGCTGCTCTTCGTTTTCGCGCTGCTCTTTGCAACCATAGGCATGCTCTTTACTGCGCTGGTATCCAACATACTGCTTTTCAACTACTACTTTACTCTTTTTATAACGCCGCTCTTTCTGTTCTCGGGGATATTCTTTCCGGTGAGTACCCTGCCGGGGTGGGCGCAACGGCTCGCGTTGTTCTCGCCGCTGTACCATGTGGTAGTTGTCTGCCGCAGTTTTGTAAACGGCACACTGAACCAGGGTGTTTTAATAAGTGCGCTCTTGGTTGCGGGATCAGCGGTACTGCTGTTTTTAGTGCCGATTGCAATTATGAAGCGCAGGTTAATTAAGTAA